The genomic segment TGTCCCTCTCCCGCGTTCGAGGGACCCAGTGGAAGAATATGGACCACTCTTCGAGACTCTGTTGTGACGGTGTCGCGGACCAGCTTTGTCAGTTGTGCCGCGCTCATTCGTGCGGATGGTTTGGGGGCCGCTTCGGATTCCTGCCCGAGCAACCGAGCTTGCATGATGCGATTCAGGGCATCCTGCAGCATGCACAAACCGATGGCTTCGGATTCTTTCCGCCCTCCTTGCATCAGGGTCGGCGCGGTCTGTCGAATCTGACGCCAGGTCGTTGCCGTCTTCGCCTGAGCTGCCAACAGGGGCAATTGCACTGCCACCGTTGCGCAGGCTTTGTTCAGTAAGGTTTCGAAACGCGAGATCAATAGCGCTTCGACTTGAGCGATGTCCTCGCCGTCGCGGAGGGATGCATACGCGAATAAAGGTAAATCACCCACAATCCAGGAGTTGTTCGAACAACTGACGTGATGGCATTTTGCTTTCAATTCCGCATCGTCGGACAGTGATTGCATCGCGAACAAACCAAGTATGCTCAGCGCGGTGCCGTCTGATGTTTTCGCCGGCGGTTTCCAGGCGATGCAGACGCCGCGAACTTTCGAATCCCAACGAATGGAGTGATGTTTGGGGATGCTGTTCCAATCCCATTCGGGGACGACATGTTCCGACGCGGGAATGGAACTGAGTTGGGCATTCAGGGCCTCACGTGCATCGTGGGCAGTGATGGCTCCCGTGATCGCGATCGTGAGATGTTTGGGGTTGTAATACTGCATGTGAAAGGCCTTCAAGTCATCGATATCGAACGCTTCCATGCCACCTCGAACCAAGGCTCGATCGGATTGAAACCGCCAGGCGTGACTACAGGCCATAAAGGCGTGCTTCAGCATCCCGCTGGACGGGTTTGCTTCGACGACGTCCGTTTCCTGATAGCACCGTTTGGCTTCGGTGACGAGTCGCTGACGCTCGACGGTGAAGCGTTGAATTCGATCTCGTTCGATCTGCAAGACCTTGAGGAACTGGTCTTTGGGTACGAGGTAGTCATAGTGCGTCAGCGTTGGCAATGTTTCCGCGTTGGCAAGCCCAATTTGATTGAGGAACTGCATTGCCTCGCGCTCTGCAAATCCCTCGCATGGTGAACAGCACACGAGATGTTCGAGTAAATGTGCCGCCTGCACCATGCCTTCGGGTTCGTGCAAGAATCCGACGTGATAGACCATCTCCATCGCGATCGTGTCGGCCTGCTCGATCGTATTGACGGAGACTGCCACTCCATTCGTCAATCGAAACGAATTCACTTGAGCGGTTGCCGGAATCGACATCGCCAGGATGACCGCCAATGTGGACCATTGTTTGAACACCGTTGCGTCCTCGTCGTTAGAAAAAACGTCCTGTCCGTAAGCAAGTGTCGCCACACGGCAGAGTGTGACAGGAATTTTGGAAGATTTCTTTGCGGAACATTGATTTGAAGGATGACCGGTCCGATCAGCAACCGCCAAGCGGAGCTCCCCTGAATTGTCTTTTCCCTTGACACTCTAGGGGAGTCGCTTTAGGCTCATTCCCCTAGTCATTCTAGTGGAGTTGATTATGGCCAGCGGCGACAAAGTGAACCTGTTGCAGGGGACACTCGACATGTTGATCCTCAAATCGCTCCACGCGCGGCGGCGACATGGATACGAGATCACGCGTTGGATTCAATCGACTAGCGACGACGTGTTGACGATTGAAGAAGGATCGCTTTATCCGGCGCTGCATCGACTGGAACGGCGGGGCTGGATCACGTGCGAATGGGGGCTCTCGGAATCCAACCGACGTGCCAAATTCTATGAGCTTTCTCGAACGGGCAAAACGCAACTGGTTCGTGAAGTGGACTCGTGGAACATCATCGTGAAGGGGATTACGCAGATCCTGGATGCGAAGGTCCTGGAGGCGACGACATGATTCCAAAGCTGATTTCCAATCTGTTTGACTACCTTCGGACACCCGCGGCGCGATCGGCACAAGAGTTTGGTGACGCGATCGAAGACGAGATCGCATTTCATCTGGCCGAGCGGACGGATGAAAACGTCGCGCGGGGGATGTCGCCCGAGCAGGCTCGTCGGGAGGCGATGGCGAGTTTCGGTGACGCCTCAAAAATTGCCGCGCAGTGTCATCGCGAGGCGGTTCATAGTTTGGCGCTGTGGCATCGGGTGCATCTGGGGATGACGGCCTGTCTCGCCGTGTCGGTGGCGGCTCTCTGGTTTGGGGCCTCGAAACGGGCACTCCGAGTCCCCACGTTGGAGCTTGCTCAGCTACCTCCTGGCATCGCCACGATGCTCGCGCATGACTGGACAGGCGATCTGACGGGTCGGATCGTGGATGAAGAAGGGCGACCGATTCCGAATGCACAGGTTCTGGCCGTCGTGAAAACGTGGCCAGACCAGTCGTACTTCCAGCGGGCGTTTGTGACCGCAACCAATGCGGGTGGTCAATTTTCGATTGAGAATGTGCATCCGATCGATGAACTCTACGAATGTCAATTGGCGGTCATTGCTGAAAAGCGGTTGCTGAAGTCGGCCTACTATGGAAATCAGCATGGGACATTTACTCCGGTCACGTTGCAGTTGCCCCCCGCTTCGAGTTTGACTCTGCGCGTCGAGTCGGACCGTGGTGAAACACTGGCCGGGGTCGACGTGCTGCCGCATCGGCGTGTCGAACCGGGCGGCGAACAGCATCAAGTCTATTTCGACAGTGCGCAGTCGATCATTTCTCAGACCGACCGGGAAGGGTGCGCAACGCTTCCGTACTTTTCGTCAGGTGATATCGCCACGGTTCTGCTGCGCGGCAAGACGGGTGAGTGGCAAACACACGATGTGACCGTCCCCGCTGCGGGCGAGACGATCACGATCCGGATGATGTCAGTTCCGGCTTCCCCATCAGAGGAGTCTTAGGATGTTTGAAGTGTCTTGCAGGATTACTGCGATGGTCGTACTGGTGGTCTATTCCACAGGGGTACTGTTTGCCGCGGACGCGCCGACCGACGTGCTGGTCGAAGACAGCTTTGAATCGGGAACCAAAGAGCCCGACGGCTGGCAGCGCGACGGCGATGTTTCGAGTGTGAGATACGTCTATGACAAGTCGGCCGGATCGGAAGGGAGCCGCAGTCTGGGCCTTCAAAAGGCCGAGAATCGGTACTTTCCGATTGCCGGGTGGTCGAAGTCATTCACGCACAATCGAGCGGAGTCGACGCTCGCCCTGACCGCCAAAGTCAAGGCGGCGAAAGTGACGAAGGCGGTGATCGACGTCCTGTACTTCGATCAGGCCGGAAAGCCTCTTTCGCATGAGTGGGCCGTCTATATCGGTCAGAAAGAACCGAAAGATCCGATCGTGACACACGACTGGAAGTCGTACCGAGGGACCACACAGATTCCCGAAGGGACGAAATCGATCAAGATTGCCTTCCAGATCTATGGGCCAGGTAAAGTCTGGTTTGATGAGCTGAAAGCGAGCTATCTCGATTCTGATGGACAGGTTCCGACGGACGTGTCTGCGAACGAGGGGGGACGCCCGGCAAGTGTGTCCGGCACGAGCGAGCCGCCAACGCCGATCGAGCTCACCGTCCCGTCCGGAGGTTCGACCAGCTACGTTTTGATCAAGCCGGACGCGAGCGCAAAACCTCCGGCAGACGGGTTTCCGTTGCTGATCGTGCTGCCAGGTGGAGATGGTTCGATCGAGTTTCATCCGTTTATCCGTGAGATTCATCGGCAAGGGCTGGGTGGCCGGTTTGTCGTTGCGCAGATGATCGCACCGCCTCAAATCGTCTGGCCCACTCAATCGTCGACCCATCGTGTGGCGGCGACCGAAGCCTCGATCGAGGCAATCATTGCCGATGTTCGTCAGCGATGCGGGCACGATCCGAATCGCGTCTATGCGCTCGGTTGGTCTTCCAGTGGTCCCGCCGTGTATGCCACCGTGCTTCAGGAAAAGACGCCACTCGCCGGTGCGTTCATCGCAATGTCCGTCTTCAAACCGGATCAGTTGCCGCCGATCACAAATGCAAAAGGCCGTCGGATTTATCTGCTGCATTCGCCTGCGGACAAAATCTGTCCGTATTCAATGGCGCAAGATGCGAAAAACAGACTCACGAGCTCAGGTGCCATGGTGACTCTTGTGGACTATGACGGAGGTCACGGCTGGCAAGGTTCCGTTTTTGACAACATTCGCGCGGGGATCGACTGGCTGCAAGCATCACCAAAATAACACAAGAACACTCTTTGTCTGAACCTCCGTGTCTCCCTTACCCCCGCTGGATCCACCTGTACGTTTCGCGTACTTCGGGCGTGCATTGGTGGTAAGGGAGGCACAGAGACGCGGAGACACAGAGGGGATGGAAAGGGTTCTATGGCGCGTCCGTTGGTTCGAGTTCGGCGCGGAGGAGGGGGTGGTCGGAGGCTGAGTTGTTGATGAGAGCGGCGGAGATCGTTTTCAAGCCGCGGGTGAAGATCCAGTCGATCCCCTGGCTGGGCAGCGTGTCGGGGATGGAATCGTGCAGGGGGCTGTGGACGCCGGGGCTTTCGCGCAAGTGGACGAGTAACGGATCGTCGGCGGTCGTGTTCAAATCGCCCATCAGGATACAGGGCGGCTGAAGGCTCTGGAACAGATCGATGACCGCTTGCAGTTGTTGTCGTCGGTCTTTTTCCCGGTCGATGTGCACGGCGATCACGCGAACGTCGGTCGCTTGCAGTTTGATGTTGGCGAGAATGGCATTTCGATAGGCTTTGCCGCGCGTGTTGACCAGAGGGATGCGCAGCACCGAGTTGACCGGAATGCGGTGGATTAATCCATTTCCGAATTGGTCGGACCACCATTGCTGTTCCGTTGGTGCGAAGACCCAACCTCCTTCATTCGTGTCCACCAAGGCTGCCGCCTGATTGGGTTGACGTGCATCCGATTGGGCTCGGACCTCGTACAAGCCAGCGAAATCCACGCCTTCCAGCAGTTTTGCGATCCGGGAAAGGTCGCGCACGCCGTCCGTGCCTTTCCCGCTATGGATGTTGAAACTGGCCAGGGTCAGTCTTGCGGGGGCTTGCCGCAGCGTCTTGGTCGTGACGCTCTGCGGCAATGGACTGGTCATATCCGCAGGACGTCGCTCCGCACCGTCCCAGGCGATCAGGCCGACAAGAGTCACTGTCAGGCCGAGCACGACTGCCTTCCAGCGCGGTGAGGTGACAGTCGAGGCGGGTGTCATGGGAGTGTCTCGCATCTCTCGGGCCATCGCGGTTTTCTGTTCCTGTCGATGAACGCCATCGGCAGCGTTGGTTAGTCCAAATTCATTGCGACACGTTCGGTCGGGCACTGTGTCCCAAACTGGTTCTGGCCTGTCAACGTGGGTTGGATCGCCCGTCGTTGCATTGGGCAATCTCTTGCGTCTCGAAGAATGCGATGAGATCCGGTTCAGGTGAATGGTTGGCCTGGCAGGCGTTCACGAAAATTGGCGTGTTCGACCCGGCTCGTCGGGACGCGGAGGCCTTCTGGGGGTTGAGCTGGTGGAACGGCTGGGCCCTTCGGCTCGCAGGAAATACCACGGTTGGCTGACATTGGCATCCCCCGTACTTTCCTCTGACGAGCAGAAATCCGTCACGGCGTTGCTCGAGGGGGGGGAATGCCCGCTTTTGTCGGGTGGTTTCACTGTCGGAATTCCATGTTGCCCAATTGCCGCATCGCCACGGCCGCGGAGGTGCGCTGTAACGGTCTTGTGGGAAATGTTTTGCGTTGATCTGTGTCGCAAGGGCGTTGCGTTCGGGCATCATTGCGGGGCGGTGCGGTCAAGGTGTGTATCGGGCTCTTTACATTTTTCTTTTCGTATCACAAGTCTTTTTATGTCAGTCTGTTGCGTTCTAATTGTTGTTGTTTTCTTGCCCATTTTGTTCAGGTTCCGCAGCTTTGGCATTCAGTCTGCTTTACACCTGATCATCCTGCGAAACACCAAGCAACGACAACAAATAACGCAGACAACAGTTTCACTTGAGTCCTCAGAAAGGAACTCCCGCCATGAACGCACTATTTGTCAGCCTGATGAATGATGAAGCCGGTTTTGTGATCTCGGCCGAACTGGTGATCGTCGCCACGGTCGCGGTGT from the Schlesneria paludicola DSM 18645 genome contains:
- a CDS encoding M16 family metallopeptidase; this translates as MFKQWSTLAVILAMSIPATAQVNSFRLTNGVAVSVNTIEQADTIAMEMVYHVGFLHEPEGMVQAAHLLEHLVCCSPCEGFAEREAMQFLNQIGLANAETLPTLTHYDYLVPKDQFLKVLQIERDRIQRFTVERQRLVTEAKRCYQETDVVEANPSSGMLKHAFMACSHAWRFQSDRALVRGGMEAFDIDDLKAFHMQYYNPKHLTIAITGAITAHDAREALNAQLSSIPASEHVVPEWDWNSIPKHHSIRWDSKVRGVCIAWKPPAKTSDGTALSILGLFAMQSLSDDAELKAKCHHVSCSNNSWIVGDLPLFAYASLRDGEDIAQVEALLISRFETLLNKACATVAVQLPLLAAQAKTATTWRQIRQTAPTLMQGGRKESEAIGLCMLQDALNRIMQARLLGQESEAAPKPSARMSAAQLTKLVRDTVTTESRRVVHILPLGPSNAGEGQ
- a CDS encoding PadR family transcriptional regulator; this translates as MASGDKVNLLQGTLDMLILKSLHARRRHGYEITRWIQSTSDDVLTIEEGSLYPALHRLERRGWITCEWGLSESNRRAKFYELSRTGKTQLVREVDSWNIIVKGITQILDAKVLEATT
- a CDS encoding carboxypeptidase-like regulatory domain-containing protein, with amino-acid sequence MIPKLISNLFDYLRTPAARSAQEFGDAIEDEIAFHLAERTDENVARGMSPEQARREAMASFGDASKIAAQCHREAVHSLALWHRVHLGMTACLAVSVAALWFGASKRALRVPTLELAQLPPGIATMLAHDWTGDLTGRIVDEEGRPIPNAQVLAVVKTWPDQSYFQRAFVTATNAGGQFSIENVHPIDELYECQLAVIAEKRLLKSAYYGNQHGTFTPVTLQLPPASSLTLRVESDRGETLAGVDVLPHRRVEPGGEQHQVYFDSAQSIISQTDREGCATLPYFSSGDIATVLLRGKTGEWQTHDVTVPAAGETITIRMMSVPASPSEES
- a CDS encoding alpha/beta hydrolase translates to MFEVSCRITAMVVLVVYSTGVLFAADAPTDVLVEDSFESGTKEPDGWQRDGDVSSVRYVYDKSAGSEGSRSLGLQKAENRYFPIAGWSKSFTHNRAESTLALTAKVKAAKVTKAVIDVLYFDQAGKPLSHEWAVYIGQKEPKDPIVTHDWKSYRGTTQIPEGTKSIKIAFQIYGPGKVWFDELKASYLDSDGQVPTDVSANEGGRPASVSGTSEPPTPIELTVPSGGSTSYVLIKPDASAKPPADGFPLLIVLPGGDGSIEFHPFIREIHRQGLGGRFVVAQMIAPPQIVWPTQSSTHRVAATEASIEAIIADVRQRCGHDPNRVYALGWSSSGPAVYATVLQEKTPLAGAFIAMSVFKPDQLPPITNAKGRRIYLLHSPADKICPYSMAQDAKNRLTSSGAMVTLVDYDGGHGWQGSVFDNIRAGIDWLQASPK
- a CDS encoding endonuclease/exonuclease/phosphatase family protein: MAREMRDTPMTPASTVTSPRWKAVVLGLTVTLVGLIAWDGAERRPADMTSPLPQSVTTKTLRQAPARLTLASFNIHSGKGTDGVRDLSRIAKLLEGVDFAGLYEVRAQSDARQPNQAAALVDTNEGGWVFAPTEQQWWSDQFGNGLIHRIPVNSVLRIPLVNTRGKAYRNAILANIKLQATDVRVIAVHIDREKDRRQQLQAVIDLFQSLQPPCILMGDLNTTADDPLLVHLRESPGVHSPLHDSIPDTLPSQGIDWIFTRGLKTISAALINNSASDHPLLRAELEPTDAP